A window from Candidatus Zixiibacteriota bacterium encodes these proteins:
- a CDS encoding MCE family protein — MASKNIEFRVGILIIIAIVIFVGTIIWIQGYRFGQKNYHVTVLFDEVGSLSDGDPVMVSGIRMGKVVDLRLTPEGVEVDLVINNDVILKEDAIITVKNIGLMGERFLAVYPGKSDIPYDHSRPVTGSYDTGIPEVMGMMGEMITELRNLVFALKRSVASEENLDKLSRTIGNFEDLSKSLADYMDRNRNKMDDMAQNFLEASRNLKMVVNRNTGRVDSTLVRMDSVSRHLETITADLTYVSQAARDFADNLNHGDGTLQMLIDDRRLYDDLRKTADNLDDLILDIKANPKKYIQLKVELF; from the coding sequence ATGGCATCTAAAAATATAGAATTCAGAGTCGGCATTCTTATCATTATTGCGATTGTTATCTTTGTCGGGACAATTATCTGGATCCAGGGGTACCGGTTCGGGCAGAAAAATTATCATGTAACGGTACTTTTCGATGAGGTGGGATCGCTTTCCGATGGTGACCCGGTTATGGTTTCCGGCATCAGGATGGGTAAGGTGGTCGATCTCAGGCTGACGCCGGAGGGGGTGGAGGTCGACCTGGTTATCAATAATGATGTCATTCTCAAGGAAGACGCGATCATCACCGTCAAGAATATCGGTCTTATGGGGGAGCGGTTTCTGGCTGTCTATCCCGGTAAATCGGACATACCGTATGATCATTCCCGTCCGGTCACGGGCAGTTACGATACCGGGATTCCCGAGGTGATGGGGATGATGGGGGAGATGATAACCGAGCTTCGGAATCTGGTTTTTGCGCTGAAAAGATCGGTGGCATCCGAAGAGAACCTGGATAAATTATCCCGGACGATCGGGAATTTCGAGGATTTATCGAAATCTCTTGCCGATTACATGGATCGCAATCGTAATAAAATGGATGATATGGCGCAAAACTTTCTGGAGGCCTCGCGCAATTTGAAAATGGTGGTCAACCGCAACACCGGTCGGGTGGATTCGACCCTGGTCAGGATGGATTCGGTATCACGGCACCTGGAAACAATCACGGCCGACCTTACCTATGTTTCCCAGGCGGCCCGGGATTTCGCCGATAATCTTAACCACGGCGACGGGACTCTGCAGATGCTTATCGATGACCGCCGTTTGTACGATGATTTGCGTAAAACGGCTGATAATCTTGATGATTTAATACTGGACATAAAAGCCAATCCGAAAAAGTATATTCAATTGAAAGTGGAGTTATTCTAA
- the rsgA gene encoding ribosome small subunit-dependent GTPase A: MFIVRTQGQDIPCEIRGKIKHQTEAATPVAVGDNVVISLSPDGTGMIEEIGRRRSMFFRPSKGSESKKQIIAANIDQLAIVAAIRKPDLKPGLIDRFLIAARIGNLEPVIIINKIDLGGDPFPEEMRIAYFRLGIPIFLISALTGKGMDSLENILKDKKTIFAGHSGVGKSTILNHLMPGLNLRVCEVSDYSNRGVHTTSLVELFELPRGGFVVDSPGLKVLGLWEVAREQLDQYYPEFIELAGQCRFVGCSHTHEPGCAVKKAVDEGLIPAFRYRSYQTIYDSL, encoded by the coding sequence TTGTTCATCGTAAGAACCCAGGGGCAGGATATTCCCTGCGAAATTCGAGGCAAAATAAAACACCAGACCGAGGCGGCCACCCCGGTTGCGGTAGGGGATAATGTTGTCATTAGCCTCAGCCCCGATGGGACCGGGATGATCGAGGAAATCGGCCGGCGGCGGTCGATGTTTTTCCGCCCGTCTAAGGGTTCCGAGTCCAAGAAGCAGATCATTGCCGCCAACATTGATCAGCTGGCCATCGTTGCGGCGATCAGGAAACCGGACTTGAAACCCGGCCTGATTGATCGTTTTCTAATTGCGGCCCGGATAGGTAATCTGGAGCCGGTTATTATAATCAATAAAATTGACCTGGGGGGCGATCCTTTTCCGGAGGAAATGCGCATAGCCTATTTCCGACTCGGGATTCCCATCTTTTTAATTTCCGCCTTAACCGGGAAGGGAATGGACAGTCTTGAAAACATCCTGAAAGATAAAAAGACTATTTTTGCCGGTCATTCCGGTGTGGGAAAATCGACCATTCTCAACCACCTGATGCCGGGGCTTAATCTCCGGGTCTGCGAGGTTTCCGATTATTCCAACCGGGGAGTTCATACCACATCCTTAGTCGAGCTTTTCGAACTTCCCCGGGGAGGTTTTGTTGTTGACAGTCCGGGATTAAAAGTTCTTGGATTATGGGAAGTGGCCAGAGAACAGCTCGATCAATATTATCCCGAATTTATTGAACTGGCCGGACAATGCCGGTTTGTCGGTTGCAGTCATACCCATGAGCCGGGCTGTGCGGTCAAAAAGGCTGTCGACGAGGGTTTGATACCGGCTTTCCGTTACCGCAGTTATCAGACTATCTATGATTCGCTCTAA
- a CDS encoding VCBS repeat-containing protein — protein MSIFFNKKSILFIVAIIFIVAFSGSFGAAIVADHNAVGEFDNIPDSVIQEITAGYHIYYAHTSHGSQIVTGIDMVYDENSLYESPYFYERGDDLGHTGDTSWAPHARYYLDNHPECNMVMFSWCGGCSDNNEEGIAAYLAKMEELEAAYPGAVFIYMTGHLDGSGPDGILYTNNNQIRDYCTSHDKVLFDFADIESYDPDGNYYPDETDACYWCSDWCAVHTCPTCGSCAHSHCFNCYLKGKAWWWMMAQVEGWNEPGDSIPEVETFRPSCNDVGVDTSFYGFGADFDLAMDPATFTSSSVVLHSSLTGRLSGTINYYAAGNRVEFERSGDFIPGEKLTALLTDDIHSDQGGALPQDYLWSFCISPGGGTGSFVRDTLYAGWTPADIYTGDFDNDGDIDIAGTGFYQSSNVSLMINDGNGGFTPGVTLTASGGPETITAGDFDNDGDLDLVIANVTAGNVAVFMNNGDATFALPVYYIVCENPHSVHTGDFNGDGRPDLVTGSFYDEAEDFAVILNNGDGTFSAAAVYEVDKYPLSIAVSDLDNDHDLDLAVVLNYDSYIAIYTNDGDGYFTSSIILNPGTLPGSIVSFDLNGDGYNDIAAGTGNSVVIFINDGMGDFSTPVNYAVSCGSKTLVGGDFDADGDIDLASGSTCPGDWNHISVLLNDGDGTFEAYSDYGDCGAIEKLCTADFDNDGDLDLANADFGAGFMMYLNHLCGDANGSGAVNMLDATFLISYLYRNGEVPDPYWSGDCNYSGAVNILDVTYLINYMYRDGPKPICP, from the coding sequence ATGTCAATATTCTTCAATAAAAAATCCATCCTGTTTATCGTGGCAATAATATTTATCGTTGCTTTCAGCGGCAGTTTTGGCGCCGCTATCGTGGCTGATCATAATGCGGTGGGGGAGTTCGACAATATCCCGGATTCCGTCATACAGGAAATCACCGCCGGTTATCATATTTACTATGCCCATACCTCCCACGGTTCCCAGATCGTGACCGGAATCGATATGGTCTATGACGAAAACAGCCTGTATGAAAGCCCGTATTTTTACGAGCGCGGGGACGATCTCGGCCACACGGGCGATACCTCGTGGGCGCCGCATGCACGGTACTATCTCGACAACCACCCGGAGTGCAATATGGTCATGTTTTCATGGTGCGGCGGTTGTTCCGATAATAACGAAGAGGGAATCGCCGCTTACCTGGCCAAGATGGAAGAACTGGAAGCCGCGTACCCGGGGGCGGTGTTTATCTATATGACCGGGCATCTCGATGGTTCCGGCCCGGATGGGATTCTGTATACCAACAACAATCAGATTCGGGATTATTGCACGAGTCATGACAAAGTCCTGTTCGATTTCGCCGATATCGAAAGCTATGATCCCGACGGCAATTATTATCCCGATGAAACCGATGCCTGTTACTGGTGTTCCGACTGGTGCGCCGTGCATACCTGCCCCACCTGCGGTTCCTGCGCCCATTCGCACTGCTTCAACTGCTACCTGAAGGGCAAGGCATGGTGGTGGATGATGGCGCAGGTGGAGGGATGGAATGAACCGGGTGACAGCATACCCGAAGTGGAAACCTTCCGGCCGTCGTGCAACGATGTCGGTGTCGACACCTCGTTTTACGGATTCGGCGCCGATTTCGATCTGGCCATGGATCCGGCCACATTTACATCATCGTCGGTTGTCCTGCATTCTTCCCTGACCGGGAGATTATCCGGGACGATTAACTATTATGCGGCCGGGAACAGAGTGGAATTCGAAAGAAGCGGGGACTTTATTCCGGGTGAAAAGCTGACGGCTTTGTTGACCGATGATATTCATTCCGATCAGGGGGGAGCCCTGCCGCAGGATTATCTCTGGTCATTTTGTATTTCCCCGGGCGGCGGAACCGGCTCCTTTGTCCGCGATACCCTGTATGCAGGGTGGACTCCGGCCGACATTTATACCGGAGATTTTGATAATGATGGTGATATTGATATCGCCGGGACGGGGTTTTATCAATCGAGCAATGTCTCCCTGATGATAAATGACGGTAATGGCGGTTTCACTCCCGGAGTGACCCTGACCGCCTCCGGCGGTCCGGAGACGATTACGGCCGGGGATTTCGATAATGACGGTGATCTTGATCTGGTGATTGCCAATGTGACGGCAGGGAATGTGGCCGTATTTATGAACAACGGCGATGCCACTTTCGCGTTACCGGTGTACTATATCGTCTGTGAGAATCCCCATTCGGTTCACACGGGAGATTTCAATGGTGACGGCCGGCCGGATCTGGTGACCGGGAGTTTTTATGATGAAGCTGAAGATTTTGCGGTAATCCTAAACAATGGCGACGGCACATTTAGCGCGGCGGCCGTATACGAAGTCGATAAATATCCATTAAGTATCGCCGTCAGTGATCTTGATAATGATCATGATCTTGACCTGGCGGTGGTGCTCAATTACGATAGTTACATCGCGATTTATACCAATGACGGTGATGGATATTTCACCTCCTCCATAATTCTGAATCCGGGAACGCTTCCAGGGAGTATAGTTTCATTCGATCTCAATGGCGACGGCTACAATGATATTGCGGCCGGCACCGGAAACAGTGTGGTGATTTTTATCAATGACGGCATGGGAGATTTTTCGACCCCGGTGAATTATGCTGTAAGCTGTGGTTCAAAGACACTTGTCGGCGGCGATTTCGATGCCGACGGCGATATCGATCTGGCTTCCGGCTCGACCTGTCCCGGTGACTGGAATCATATTTCGGTCCTTCTGAATGACGGTGACGGGACTTTTGAGGCATACTCCGATTATGGAGATTGCGGCGCGATAGAGAAATTATGCACGGCCGATTTTGATAACGATGGCGATCTCGATCTGGCCAATGCCGATTTCGGGGCCGGATTTATGATGTATTTGAATCATCTCTGCGGCGACGCCAACGGCAGTGGAGCGGTGAATATGCTCGATGCCACTTTCCTGATCAGTTATCTGTACCGGAATGGGGAGGTGCCCGATCCCTATTGGAGCGGTGACTGCAATTATTCGGGAGCTGTTAATATTCTTGATGTCACCTATCTCATCAATTACATGTATCGGGATGGCCCGAAGCCGATTTGCCCGTAA
- a CDS encoding SDR family oxidoreductase produces the protein MNLGGKIALVTGSSRGIGAATAKMLAKHGAAVAVNYVNSKEAAENVVADIVKHGGKAIAFQADVRKKDEVDQMLAEITRELGPIDILVLNAGAKVPFKPFIELTYDEFKNKVLGELDGFFHPLKGVIPSMIQRKKGIIVGISSGLSRHPGYGFSAHTTAKSGIDGLMKSLALELGPKGIRVNTIAPGLTMTDATSWLPPEQIKRSAETTPLRRVGHPEDIAGAVLMIVSDEAGFISGAYIPVSGGTQMP, from the coding sequence ATGAATCTTGGGGGAAAAATCGCCCTGGTCACCGGTTCCAGCCGTGGAATCGGGGCGGCCACAGCAAAAATGCTGGCCAAGCACGGCGCGGCAGTGGCAGTGAATTATGTCAACAGCAAGGAAGCCGCCGAGAATGTTGTCGCCGACATTGTGAAACATGGCGGCAAAGCTATTGCCTTCCAGGCCGATGTGCGGAAGAAAGATGAAGTCGATCAAATGCTGGCCGAAATAACCCGGGAGCTGGGGCCGATCGATATTCTGGTTCTCAATGCGGGCGCCAAGGTTCCGTTCAAACCGTTTATCGAACTGACTTACGATGAGTTTAAGAATAAGGTGCTGGGCGAACTGGACGGATTTTTCCACCCCCTCAAGGGCGTAATCCCCTCCATGATTCAGCGAAAAAAAGGAATCATTGTCGGTATCAGCAGCGGCCTTTCGCGTCATCCGGGTTACGGTTTCAGCGCGCATACGACGGCCAAATCCGGGATTGACGGGTTGATGAAATCCCTGGCTCTGGAACTGGGCCCGAAGGGGATTCGGGTCAATACGATCGCCCCGGGGTTGACCATGACCGACGCCACCTCGTGGCTTCCGCCCGAACAGATCAAACGGAGCGCCGAGACCACGCCGCTTCGACGGGTAGGCCATCCCGAGGATATCGCCGGGGCGGTTCTGATGATAGTCTCGGACGAGGCCGGTTTTATCTCCGGGGCATATATCCCGGTCAGCGGCGGAACGCAAATGCCATAG
- a CDS encoding DUF1926 domain-containing protein, producing the protein MDKFKLAIGIHNHQPVGNFDSVFDEAHNRAYMPFLKLFEQFTGLRLSLHQSGILWDWQEDRYPAYFDLVQSMIYDNRIELMTGGFYEPILPSIPDNDKLGQIEMLSRYLAGKFGADVSGLWLTERVWEPHLPKVLKMAGVEYLPVDDTHFLYAGFEPDQLRGVFITEEEGATIKLLPIQKKLRYLIPFATVDKVMDELKRQAETNPGGLAVYADDGEKFGVWPKTYQHCYEDKWLEHFFEALANNSDWLEVITLEEASRTKPVGRAYLPTASYAEMLHWSLPPKAFAEYEEFEEWLKKEGKLEKYGRYVRGGHWRGFLAKYDENNLMHKRMLLVSSMLADYAEKNPTDYMMIDKIKPHLYAAQCNCAYWHGVFGGLYLGHLRQAIYHHLIEAEKLLAPVFRDVQTNLLDYDCDGYDEIVVMTNKFTSIIKPSTGGMMLELDNREASFNITDTLKRRKEGYHWKLTKARLDDGKKHESDTTESIHDLVLTKESGLEKLLAEDWYLKRCFVDHFFPAEVDLHRFASGNFGNDGDFILEPWTYERGGKAGVVRMKREGHLWRQDGIKALRIVKSYYFGVDSEVISVNYSLTATNEDIKNIRFGVENNFNFLAGHAPDRYILFDGERMRDSNLDAVNRKAGGRSVIISDDWLKGAVALMVDREAEIWQAPIFTISLSEGGFEKVYQGTSLVNLFEINLKKGQPWEVTFMLYSGKPDGIPSRMTGERARTAMKT; encoded by the coding sequence ATGGATAAATTCAAGCTGGCCATAGGCATTCATAATCATCAGCCGGTCGGCAATTTCGATTCGGTGTTCGATGAGGCCCATAACCGGGCCTATATGCCCTTTCTTAAATTATTCGAGCAATTCACCGGTTTGCGCCTGTCGCTTCATCAATCGGGAATCCTCTGGGATTGGCAGGAGGACCGCTATCCCGCCTATTTTGATCTGGTGCAGAGCATGATTTATGATAATCGGATCGAACTCATGACGGGCGGATTTTATGAACCAATTCTGCCATCGATTCCGGACAACGACAAACTCGGACAGATTGAAATGCTGAGCCGGTATCTGGCCGGGAAATTCGGAGCTGATGTTTCCGGATTATGGTTGACCGAACGGGTTTGGGAACCACATCTGCCGAAGGTCTTGAAAATGGCGGGCGTAGAATATTTGCCGGTCGATGATACTCATTTTCTTTATGCCGGCTTCGAACCCGATCAACTCCGGGGAGTTTTTATCACCGAGGAAGAGGGCGCCACAATCAAATTGCTGCCGATTCAGAAAAAACTGCGCTATCTGATTCCTTTCGCCACGGTGGACAAGGTGATGGATGAATTGAAACGGCAGGCCGAGACGAATCCGGGCGGGCTGGCGGTTTATGCCGATGACGGCGAGAAATTCGGAGTCTGGCCGAAAACCTATCAGCACTGCTACGAAGACAAATGGCTGGAGCATTTTTTCGAGGCGCTGGCGAATAATTCCGACTGGCTGGAAGTTATCACGCTGGAAGAAGCCTCACGGACCAAACCGGTCGGCCGGGCCTATCTGCCGACCGCCTCTTACGCCGAAATGCTTCACTGGTCTCTGCCGCCGAAGGCTTTTGCCGAATACGAAGAATTCGAGGAGTGGCTCAAAAAAGAGGGCAAGCTGGAGAAATATGGACGTTATGTCCGAGGCGGACACTGGCGCGGATTTCTGGCCAAGTACGACGAAAATAACCTGATGCATAAACGAATGCTGCTGGTATCCTCGATGCTGGCCGATTATGCCGAGAAAAACCCGACTGATTACATGATGATCGACAAGATCAAACCGCATCTCTATGCCGCCCAGTGCAACTGCGCCTACTGGCATGGTGTTTTCGGAGGGCTTTACCTGGGGCATCTTCGCCAGGCGATCTATCATCATCTGATCGAGGCCGAAAAACTGCTGGCGCCGGTCTTCCGTGACGTTCAGACAAACCTTCTCGATTATGACTGCGACGGCTATGATGAGATCGTGGTGATGACCAATAAATTCACATCGATCATAAAACCATCGACCGGCGGAATGATGCTGGAACTGGACAACCGCGAAGCCTCGTTTAATATCACCGATACTTTGAAACGCCGCAAAGAAGGTTATCACTGGAAACTGACCAAAGCGCGGCTCGACGACGGAAAGAAACATGAGAGCGATACCACCGAGTCGATTCACGATCTGGTTCTGACCAAAGAATCCGGCCTGGAGAAACTGCTGGCCGAGGACTGGTATTTGAAACGCTGTTTCGTCGATCATTTCTTCCCGGCCGAGGTCGATCTGCACCGGTTTGCCTCGGGCAATTTCGGCAACGACGGCGATTTTATTCTGGAGCCCTGGACTTACGAGCGGGGCGGCAAGGCCGGGGTGGTTCGGATGAAACGTGAAGGACATCTCTGGCGCCAGGACGGAATCAAGGCCCTCAGGATAGTCAAGAGTTACTATTTCGGGGTCGATTCGGAAGTAATTTCCGTCAATTACAGCCTGACGGCAACCAATGAGGATATTAAAAACATTCGCTTCGGTGTCGAGAACAATTTCAATTTCCTGGCCGGGCACGCTCCCGACCGGTATATCCTCTTTGACGGAGAACGGATGCGTGACAGCAATCTTGATGCGGTTAATCGCAAGGCCGGCGGCCGGTCGGTGATTATCAGCGATGACTGGCTTAAAGGCGCGGTGGCACTGATGGTTGACCGGGAAGCTGAAATCTGGCAGGCTCCGATTTTCACCATCTCGCTTTCCGAGGGCGGTTTCGAGAAAGTTTACCAGGGGACTTCGCTGGTCAACCTGTTTGAAATCAATCTGAAGAAAGGACAACCCTGGGAAGTCACTTTCATGCTTTATTCCGGGAAACCGGACGGGATTCCATCGCGGATGACCGGGGAGCGGGCCCGGACGGCGATGAAAACCTGA
- a CDS encoding SGNH/GDSL hydrolase family protein — MKRKIIFSLLVFMAAVTILEMAARLFESNYIKPKQNVSLQGWQAGFFRTFLDWHENDPDLLWRFKAGLDNPLIQTNSDHLIGPEIAPQKAPGTIRLLLLGDSSPVGLGLGTRRQAFGEILQYLLQLEFHGNKQIELINAAVSGYTSEQLARFLELRGWNYDPDLVILYCGNNDASISGPSDDFQLLESQKLISLRKALAHLAVYRILRGFLVPGKPPCSVGLTVRVDPERFKINLDNIASQCRDHGIPLIILKPPVPLLWPAGLQFKALAHETGECGELIFPGTLIDILGRKIKYCLNRDKISRLYGAGDVFTRNVFASAFIDTLTAGQAVRFYSNQTRLFPDDPIAINNLGVSLWESGQSNIAVCCLKNARHLYIKEKKDTINYNTLAAGSPFLYNIGICLLEDSVFLNPEKDSLSGAFIYLDSALQADYLSLRIKRSYLTMIDSAGNSPGVTVIDLPIIFRDRGNEFLFFDHCHPNPEGHRLIAETLFRIIRDQSLLVK; from the coding sequence GTGAAACGCAAAATCATATTCAGCCTGCTGGTCTTTATGGCGGCGGTGACTATCCTGGAAATGGCCGCCCGACTTTTCGAATCGAACTATATTAAACCGAAGCAAAATGTATCTCTGCAGGGCTGGCAGGCCGGCTTTTTCAGGACTTTTCTGGATTGGCATGAAAATGATCCCGATCTGCTATGGCGATTTAAAGCCGGACTCGATAATCCCCTCATCCAAACCAATTCCGATCATTTGATCGGACCCGAAATAGCCCCTCAAAAAGCCCCCGGGACTATCCGACTGCTCCTTCTGGGTGACTCCTCCCCGGTCGGTCTGGGACTTGGTACCCGGCGGCAGGCTTTCGGCGAAATATTGCAGTACCTCCTTCAATTGGAATTTCATGGCAATAAACAAATAGAGTTGATTAATGCCGCTGTTTCCGGCTATACCAGCGAACAGCTCGCCCGCTTCCTGGAATTGAGAGGGTGGAATTATGATCCCGACCTGGTTATTTTGTATTGCGGTAATAACGATGCTTCGATCTCCGGGCCATCCGATGATTTTCAGTTGCTTGAAAGCCAGAAGTTGATATCCCTGAGAAAAGCATTGGCCCATCTGGCCGTATATCGTATCCTGCGCGGCTTTCTGGTACCCGGGAAACCTCCATGCTCTGTCGGACTGACCGTGCGAGTCGATCCCGAACGATTCAAAATCAACCTGGATAATATCGCTTCACAATGCCGCGATCATGGTATTCCTCTGATTATTCTCAAACCGCCGGTACCGCTCCTGTGGCCGGCCGGACTGCAGTTCAAAGCATTGGCTCATGAAACCGGGGAATGCGGTGAACTTATTTTCCCAGGCACCCTGATCGATATTCTCGGCCGCAAAATCAAATACTGTCTCAACCGGGATAAAATCAGCCGGTTGTACGGTGCCGGAGATGTTTTCACTCGAAATGTATTTGCATCGGCTTTTATCGACACCCTGACCGCCGGACAGGCTGTCCGTTTTTATTCCAATCAGACCAGGCTTTTTCCCGATGATCCGATCGCCATTAACAATCTGGGTGTTTCCCTTTGGGAGAGCGGTCAAAGCAATATCGCTGTCTGCTGCCTGAAAAACGCCCGGCATCTTTATATTAAAGAGAAAAAAGATACCATCAATTATAACACCCTCGCGGCCGGTTCGCCTTTCCTTTATAATATCGGTATCTGCTTGCTGGAGGATTCGGTCTTCCTAAATCCCGAAAAAGACTCTCTTTCAGGAGCCTTTATCTATCTCGATTCGGCCCTTCAGGCTGATTATCTCTCTCTCAGGATTAAGCGATCGTACTTGACCATGATTGACAGCGCAGGGAATTCACCCGGTGTCACGGTTATTGATCTGCCCATCATTTTCCGTGACCGCGGCAACGAGTTCCTCTTTTTCGATCACTGTCACCCGAACCCCGAGGGGCACCGCCTGATCGCCGAAACCCTGTTCCGGATTATTCGCGACCAAAGCCTGCTGGTAAAATAA